One segment of Pseudomonas asgharzadehiana DNA contains the following:
- a CDS encoding SRPBCC family protein has product MRAVEQSVRLERISQERIINAPIDTVYDYVTQPDRWHEWHPSSLSADTGTTGSLCAGARFTEMIDLLGIRVPMSYRVQIARRPDEFKTVFTSMAVDGSIHYVLQPCADGTLFKRVLTYGTELQLASLHERMLNLSSTALDRLKHRLEHPPFV; this is encoded by the coding sequence ATGCGCGCTGTCGAGCAGTCGGTCCGCTTGGAGCGGATCAGTCAGGAACGCATTATCAACGCCCCCATCGATACCGTTTATGACTATGTGACTCAACCGGATCGCTGGCACGAATGGCACCCCTCCTCCCTCAGTGCCGACACCGGCACCACCGGCTCCCTCTGCGCCGGTGCGCGGTTTACCGAAATGATCGACCTGTTGGGTATCCGCGTACCCATGAGCTATCGCGTACAAATCGCCCGCCGCCCCGATGAGTTCAAGACGGTGTTTACCTCCATGGCCGTCGACGGTTCGATCCACTATGTCCTGCAACCCTGCGCTGACGGCACGCTGTTCAAGCGCGTGCTGACCTATGGAACCGAGTTGCAGTTGGCCAGCCTGCATGAGCGCATGCTCAACCTGTCGAGCACCGCCCTGGACCGGCTCAAGCATCGTCTGGAACACCCGCCTTTTGTATAA
- a CDS encoding DUF411 domain-containing protein translates to MKTPLRLALLCALFTTNLAQAAELIPIDVHRDANCGCCKKWISHLQSNGFKVNDHVEADMSAVKQRLGVVPRLGSCHTAVIDGKFVEGHVPADQVLALRKRDDLLGIAAPGMPMGSPGMEVDGRSEAYQVIGLTRDGNDVVVADYPAR, encoded by the coding sequence ATGAAAACCCCACTGCGTTTGGCCCTGCTTTGTGCACTGTTCACCACCAACCTGGCCCAGGCCGCGGAGCTGATCCCTATCGACGTGCACCGTGACGCCAATTGCGGTTGCTGCAAAAAGTGGATCAGCCACCTGCAAAGCAACGGTTTCAAGGTCAATGACCATGTCGAGGCCGACATGAGCGCCGTCAAGCAACGCCTGGGCGTGGTCCCGCGCCTGGGCTCCTGCCATACCGCCGTGATCGACGGCAAGTTCGTTGAAGGCCATGTGCCAGCCGACCAGGTGCTGGCGTTGCGCAAACGTGACGATCTGCTCGGCATCGCGGCACCCGGCATGCCGATGGGTTCGCCCGGCATGGAAGTGGATGGGCGCAGCGAGGCCTATCAAGTCATCGGGTTGACGCGCGACGGTAACGATGTGGTGGTGGCCGATTACCCGGCGCGCTGA
- a CDS encoding YqaA family protein, which yields MLMGYLGLFLAAFGAATLLPLQSEAVLVGLLVSGHYSLWWLLGIATLGNVLGSLVNWLLGHWVEHFKQRRWFPVSDTQLAKARVHYQRWGHWTLLLSWLPIIGDPLTLVAGVMREPLWRFLLLVTLAKSLRYAVLAAVTLHWVLIPR from the coding sequence GTGCTGATGGGTTACCTCGGGCTGTTCCTGGCCGCGTTTGGCGCGGCGACCCTGCTGCCGTTGCAATCGGAAGCGGTGCTGGTCGGCCTGCTGGTCAGCGGGCATTACAGCCTGTGGTGGCTGTTGGGTATCGCCACGCTGGGCAACGTACTCGGCTCGCTGGTCAACTGGCTGCTGGGGCACTGGGTGGAACACTTCAAGCAACGGCGCTGGTTTCCGGTCAGCGACACGCAACTTGCAAAAGCACGTGTTCATTACCAGCGTTGGGGGCATTGGACGCTGCTGCTCAGTTGGCTGCCGATCATCGGCGACCCGCTGACCCTGGTGGCCGGTGTGATGCGTGAACCGCTGTGGCGTTTTTTGCTGCTGGTGACGCTGGCCAAAAGCCTGCGCTACGCAGTGCTCGCCGCCGTGACCTTGCACTGGGTGTTAATCCCCCGTTAA
- a CDS encoding alpha/beta fold hydrolase: protein MSLRRTFCAIGLLTTSVTPVFAATYGPELQGFKYPYPLKHFNFQSQGQSLQMGYMDVPAKGSPNGRSVVLMHGKNFCGATWESSIKALSDAGYRVIAPDQIGFCTSSKPAYYQYSFQQLASNTHQLLEKLGVQKATLLGHSTGGMLATRYALMYPEQTEQLAMVNPIGLEDWKALGVPYLTVDQWYARELNVSAEGIRNYQLNTYYVGRWKPEYERWVDMYAGLATGPGRKRVAWNSALIYDMILNQPVYYEFKNLQMPTLLLIGTSDTTAINKDIASPQVKARIGHYDRLGKQVAKLIPRATLVEFTGLGHAPQMEAPEKFHTALLQGLNAL from the coding sequence ATGTCTTTACGCCGCACCTTTTGTGCCATCGGCCTGCTCACAACCAGCGTCACGCCCGTATTTGCGGCCACCTACGGCCCTGAACTGCAAGGTTTCAAATACCCCTACCCCTTGAAACATTTCAACTTCCAATCCCAGGGCCAATCCCTGCAAATGGGCTACATGGACGTGCCTGCCAAAGGCAGCCCCAATGGCCGCAGCGTGGTGCTGATGCACGGCAAGAATTTCTGCGGCGCTACCTGGGAAAGTTCGATCAAGGCCCTGAGCGACGCCGGTTACCGGGTGATCGCGCCGGACCAGATTGGCTTTTGCACCTCCAGCAAGCCCGCCTATTACCAGTACAGTTTCCAGCAACTGGCCAGCAACACCCATCAATTACTGGAAAAGCTCGGCGTTCAAAAGGCCACCCTCCTGGGGCACTCCACCGGCGGCATGCTCGCGACGCGTTACGCGCTGATGTACCCCGAGCAGACCGAGCAGTTGGCAATGGTCAACCCCATCGGCCTGGAAGACTGGAAAGCCCTGGGCGTGCCCTACCTCACCGTGGACCAGTGGTACGCGCGTGAACTCAACGTCAGCGCCGAGGGGATTCGCAACTACCAACTCAACACCTATTACGTGGGGCGCTGGAAGCCCGAGTACGAGCGCTGGGTGGACATGTACGCCGGCCTCGCCACGGGCCCCGGGCGCAAGCGGGTTGCATGGAACTCGGCGCTGATTTACGACATGATCCTCAACCAGCCGGTGTACTACGAGTTCAAAAACCTGCAGATGCCCACCCTGCTGCTGATCGGCACTTCCGACACCACGGCGATCAATAAAGATATTGCATCGCCACAGGTCAAGGCCCGCATCGGTCACTACGACAGGCTGGGCAAACAGGTGGCCAAGCTGATTCCCCGCGCCACCCTGGTGGAATTCACCGGCCTGGGGCACGCACCGCAGATGGAAGCGCCGGAAAAATTCCACACGGCGCTGTTGCAAGGTTTGAACGCGCTTTAA
- a CDS encoding D-2-hydroxyacid dehydrogenase family protein has product MSVQIAVIDDWQNVASGVVDWSALKAVGQVHFLHDYPADTAVMIERLHRFQVICVMRERTTFDSALLQGLPNLKLLVTGGMRNAALDIPAAKRLGIQVCGTDSYKHAAPELTWALIMASSRNLLAEANSLRAGHWQVGLGGDLHGKTLGILGLGSIGQKVARFAQVFGMRVIAWSENLTPARAAEAGVTWVSKKTLFEEADILTIHLVLSERSRGLVDAEALGWMKPGARLVNTARGPIVDEPALVQALQSGRLAGAALDVYGEEPLPSDHPFRQLPNVLATPHVGYVSEQNYRQFYGQMIENIQAWAQGSPIRLLG; this is encoded by the coding sequence ATGTCGGTACAGATCGCAGTCATTGATGATTGGCAGAACGTGGCCAGTGGCGTGGTGGATTGGTCGGCGCTCAAGGCCGTGGGCCAGGTGCATTTTCTGCACGATTACCCGGCGGACACCGCCGTGATGATCGAGCGCTTGCACAGGTTCCAGGTGATTTGCGTCATGCGCGAACGCACCACCTTCGACTCGGCGTTGTTGCAGGGCCTGCCCAACCTCAAGCTGCTGGTGACCGGCGGCATGCGCAACGCGGCCCTCGACATTCCCGCCGCCAAGCGCCTGGGCATTCAGGTTTGCGGCACCGACAGCTATAAACACGCGGCGCCGGAACTGACGTGGGCGTTGATCATGGCCAGTAGCCGTAACCTGCTCGCCGAGGCCAATTCCCTGCGGGCCGGCCACTGGCAGGTGGGCCTGGGCGGCGACCTGCATGGCAAGACCCTGGGCATCCTGGGGCTGGGCAGCATTGGCCAGAAGGTCGCGCGCTTTGCCCAAGTGTTCGGCATGCGCGTGATTGCCTGGAGTGAAAACCTCACGCCCGCGCGCGCGGCCGAGGCGGGCGTGACCTGGGTCAGCAAAAAAACGCTGTTCGAAGAGGCCGATATCCTCACCATCCACCTGGTGCTCAGCGAGCGCAGCCGTGGCCTGGTGGATGCCGAGGCGTTGGGGTGGATGAAGCCCGGCGCACGTTTGGTGAATACCGCGCGTGGGCCGATCGTGGATGAACCGGCGCTGGTGCAGGCGTTGCAGAGCGGCCGTCTGGCAGGGGCTGCGCTGGACGTTTATGGCGAAGAGCCATTGCCGTCGGACCACCCCTTCCGCCAGTTGCCGAATGTACTGGCCACGCCTCATGTGGGCTATGTGAGCGAGCAGAACTACCGGCAGTTCTATGGGCAGATGATTGAGAATATCCAGGCGTGGGCCCAAGGGTCGCCGATTCGCCTGCTCGGCTGA